Proteins from a genomic interval of Asticcacaulis sp. AND118:
- a CDS encoding Tat pathway signal sequence domain protein yields the protein MSSLSRRHLLQSAAALSALTAVPLAAEAAAPVKAKPVSSTDLKWLDGMPAAFEGATLGVPWPRGTVKPGKGKSPEFKLGDVAVQSWPLAYWPDGSLKWTAHAVPAGTKPADLSLSVGKPAAPAKAVSVKSDAAAVTVTSGDLVWVVPTSGEHLIATATRAGRLTLKEMKLVALWQSQPDLDATGNVSQQKFASKVTKVTVEQTGPVRAVLKVDGTHSGNGRDWLPFSVRLYFYAGSQSVRIVHSFIYDGDPMKDFIRGLGVTARTPMTEETHNRHISLSGDGVGVWGEAVRPLTGLRRPVGKGLGLAQIEGKAVAVADMAKPVQDGLKWIPEWGDFSLSQLTPDGYTIRKRTRAGHAWIDSNAGTRTKGLAYVGGATGGVALGFKDFWQRAPTQLDVRNAHTEEAEITAWLWSPDAPAMDVRPYRSADGMDTHPEEIEGLNITYEDYETGWDTANGVARTSELNLWVLGATPSHQAFSDMAEQVANPARLVLSPARIHEAGVFGDWDLPNSSTPARKILEDRLTYQIEYYMKEVEQRRWYGFWTYGDVMHTYDHERHMWRYDIGGYAWDNSELSTDLWIWYTYLRTGRADVFKFAEAMTRQTGEVDVYHLGRFKGFGTRHGVQPWSDSSKQPRVSNVAYRRIFYYLTADERVGDLMRDLVDSDMSLENVDISRKLPPAPGRERPKGVVASGFGTSWGAFLGAWLTEWERTQDPKWRDRIVNGMTTIAGLKRRWFAGEAPYDLKTGKFLGTGDYISVSHLNAVFGVVEMTSELWELVDVPAYRKAWLEYCRWYNAPGPEITAYLGENPKGRNLTDAHSRLTAFAAFHEKDKALALRAWSEFFGREGRESDGGLNRRTRRIDGATVLRPLDEDPTLSTNGTAQWGLAAMQNLALIGDSLDEAAAKAGIL from the coding sequence ATGTCATCTTTGTCGCGTCGCCACCTTCTGCAATCCGCCGCTGCCCTGTCGGCGCTCACCGCCGTGCCGCTGGCCGCTGAGGCTGCGGCGCCCGTTAAGGCCAAACCGGTGTCGTCCACCGATCTCAAATGGCTGGACGGGATGCCCGCCGCTTTTGAAGGCGCGACCCTGGGCGTGCCGTGGCCGCGTGGCACGGTGAAGCCGGGCAAGGGCAAGTCGCCGGAGTTCAAACTGGGCGATGTCGCCGTGCAGTCGTGGCCGCTGGCCTACTGGCCCGACGGCTCGCTGAAGTGGACCGCTCACGCCGTGCCTGCCGGGACCAAGCCTGCCGACCTGTCGTTGAGCGTCGGCAAGCCCGCCGCCCCCGCCAAGGCCGTCAGCGTCAAGTCGGATGCCGCCGCGGTTACCGTAACCTCCGGCGATCTGGTCTGGGTGGTGCCGACTTCGGGCGAGCACCTGATCGCCACCGCCACCCGTGCGGGTCGTCTGACGCTCAAGGAGATGAAACTGGTCGCCCTGTGGCAAAGCCAGCCCGATCTCGACGCCACCGGCAACGTGTCGCAGCAAAAATTTGCCAGCAAGGTCACCAAGGTCACGGTCGAGCAGACCGGCCCGGTGCGCGCCGTGCTCAAGGTCGACGGGACGCACAGCGGAAACGGTCGCGACTGGCTGCCCTTCTCGGTGCGTCTGTACTTCTACGCCGGTTCGCAGAGTGTGCGCATCGTGCACTCCTTCATCTATGACGGCGACCCGATGAAGGACTTCATCCGTGGCCTCGGCGTCACCGCCAGGACGCCGATGACCGAAGAGACCCATAACCGCCACATCAGTCTGTCGGGCGACGGGGTGGGCGTGTGGGGCGAGGCGGTGCGTCCGCTGACGGGCCTGCGCCGTCCGGTCGGCAAGGGGCTCGGTCTCGCTCAGATCGAAGGCAAGGCCGTGGCCGTTGCCGATATGGCCAAGCCGGTTCAGGACGGGCTGAAGTGGATTCCGGAATGGGGCGACTTCAGCCTGTCGCAACTGACGCCCGATGGCTACACCATCAGGAAGCGCACCCGCGCCGGTCACGCCTGGATCGACTCCAATGCCGGGACGCGTACCAAGGGCCTCGCCTATGTCGGCGGCGCGACGGGCGGCGTGGCTCTGGGCTTCAAGGACTTCTGGCAACGCGCGCCGACCCAACTCGATGTACGCAATGCTCACACGGAGGAGGCGGAAATTACCGCCTGGCTGTGGTCGCCGGACGCCCCGGCCATGGACGTGCGGCCCTATCGTTCGGCCGATGGCATGGACACGCACCCGGAGGAGATCGAAGGCCTCAACATCACCTATGAGGACTACGAAACCGGCTGGGATACGGCCAATGGCGTGGCGCGCACGTCGGAACTGAACCTGTGGGTGCTGGGCGCGACGCCGTCGCATCAGGCCTTCTCCGACATGGCCGAACAGGTCGCCAATCCGGCGCGTCTGGTGCTGAGCCCGGCGCGCATCCACGAAGCCGGCGTCTTCGGCGACTGGGACCTGCCCAATTCGTCGACCCCGGCGCGCAAGATTCTCGAAGACCGCCTGACCTATCAGATCGAATATTATATGAAGGAGGTCGAGCAGCGCCGCTGGTACGGCTTCTGGACCTATGGCGACGTCATGCACACCTACGATCACGAGCGTCATATGTGGCGCTACGACATCGGCGGCTATGCCTGGGACAATTCCGAACTCTCGACCGACCTGTGGATCTGGTACACCTACCTGCGCACCGGGCGCGCCGATGTGTTCAAATTCGCCGAAGCCATGACGCGACAGACCGGTGAGGTCGATGTCTATCACCTCGGCCGCTTCAAGGGCTTCGGCACCCGTCACGGTGTGCAGCCCTGGTCGGATTCGTCGAAGCAGCCTCGCGTGTCGAACGTCGCCTATCGCCGCATTTTCTACTACCTGACCGCTGACGAACGCGTGGGTGATCTGATGCGCGATCTGGTCGATTCCGATATGTCGCTGGAAAATGTCGATATCTCGCGCAAGCTGCCGCCGGCGCCGGGTCGCGAACGTCCTAAGGGCGTCGTCGCCTCGGGCTTTGGCACCTCGTGGGGGGCTTTCCTCGGCGCGTGGCTGACCGAGTGGGAACGTACGCAAGATCCGAAATGGCGCGACCGCATCGTCAACGGCATGACCACCATTGCCGGGCTCAAGCGCCGCTGGTTCGCCGGCGAAGCGCCTTACGACCTCAAGACGGGCAAGTTCCTGGGTACCGGCGACTATATCAGCGTCTCGCACCTCAATGCGGTGTTCGGCGTGGTCGAAATGACTTCGGAACTGTGGGAACTGGTCGACGTGCCCGCCTATCGCAAGGCGTGGCTGGAATATTGCCGCTGGTACAATGCGCCGGGACCGGAAATCACCGCCTATCTGGGGGAAAACCCCAAGGGCCGCAACCTGACCGACGCCCACTCGCGCCTGACGGCCTTTGCCGCCTTCCACGAGAAGGACAAGGCGCTGGCCCTGCGGGCGTGGAGCGAGTTCTTCGGCCGCGAAGGGCGTGAGTCCGACGGCGGGCTGAACCGTCGCACCAGGCGCATCGACGGCGCGACGGTCCTGCGTCCGCTGGACGAAGACCCGACCTTGTCGACCAACGGCACGGCGCAATGGGGTCTGGCGGCGATGCAGAACCTGGCCCTGATCGGCGACAGTCTGGACGAAGCAGCGGCAAAAGCCGGTATTCTTTAA
- a CDS encoding Bax inhibitor-1/YccA family protein translates to MNDFRSHNPASATVQDMSVDAGLRSFMLGVYNKMALGLLLTGALAWAAANVPAITNLMFQVAPDGRLAGYTLMGYVISFAPVVILLGSGFVMRQPTVASTSILYWLVVALIGLSTGANFLVYTGGSLASTFFVTAAAFGALSLYGYTTKRDMTGWGKFLFMAVIGLILASLVNLFLQSTMLYFIVSGLGVLIFSALIAFETQNLKNTYYELGGNQAGMAMATNYGALSLYISFVNLFQFLLAFMGVRRD, encoded by the coding sequence ATGAACGACTTCCGCAGTCACAATCCGGCCAGCGCGACCGTACAGGACATGTCGGTCGATGCGGGCCTGCGCAGCTTCATGCTGGGCGTCTACAACAAGATGGCTCTGGGCCTTCTGCTGACCGGCGCGCTCGCCTGGGCGGCCGCCAATGTGCCCGCCATCACCAACCTGATGTTTCAGGTCGCCCCGGACGGTCGTCTGGCGGGTTACACCCTCATGGGTTACGTCATCTCCTTCGCCCCCGTGGTGATCCTGCTGGGCTCGGGCTTCGTCATGCGTCAGCCGACCGTCGCCTCCACCAGCATCCTCTACTGGCTGGTCGTGGCTCTGATCGGCCTGTCCACCGGTGCCAACTTCCTCGTCTATACGGGCGGTTCGCTGGCCTCGACCTTCTTCGTCACCGCCGCCGCCTTCGGTGCGCTGAGCCTCTACGGCTACACCACCAAGCGCGATATGACCGGCTGGGGCAAGTTCCTGTTCATGGCCGTTATCGGCCTGATCCTCGCCAGCCTGGTCAACCTGTTCCTGCAAAGCACGATGCTCTATTTCATCGTCAGCGGTCTGGGCGTGCTGATCTTCTCGGCGCTGATCGCTTTCGAGACGCAGAACCTGAAGAACACCTATTATGAGCTGGGCGGCAATCAGGCCGGTATGGCCATGGCCACCAACTACGGCGCGCTGAGCCTCTACATCAGCTTCGTCAACCTGTTCCAGTTCCTGCTCGCCTTCATGGGCGTGCGCCGCGACTAG
- a CDS encoding rhamnogalacturonan lyase: MTILTSKTWLLAGAALSLSPLMLSAAPAVAAPAKVEYLDRGAVAVTADKGVLVSWRALVTDDAKLGFNVYRDGKKLNARPVTATTSFKDDAGTKTAAYEVREVKAGKEGPASKAPVIDGFLNIPLNKPADGTTPDGQAYSYTANDASVGDLDGDGRYEIILKWDPTNSKDNSQGGYTDPVFLDAYTLEGQQLWRINLGRNIRAGAHYTMFQVADYDGDGKAELIVKTADGTTDAQGKVIGDANADWVTPSGEIENKDRTGSRQTEDGKLMARLTGRILKGPEYLSVFEGATGKVVDTIAYPSPRGPNGDNPTDEEATARWGDAYGNRSDRFLAGTAWLDGEHPSAVFARGYYARTTIAAVDYKGGKLSKRWYFDSKENGLDETYSGQGNHQFSVADVDGDGKQEIIYGSLTLDDNGKPLWTTGMGHGDAMHVSDLDPNRPGLEKWGVHENMRMSGNVGAALIDARTGEVIFKVPAEKDTGRGAAGDIDPRHPGAEFWASNSGNLYDVKGNVISDKRPRQMNFMVWWDGDLLRELLDGNKVSKWDWNTSESKVILDAQGATSNNGTKSTPALSADLFGDWREEVMLRSEDNLSLRIYSTNIPTTYKFTTLMQDPQYRAAIAWQNTAYNQPPWPSFFIGEGMKSPPMANVTVIKAQ; encoded by the coding sequence ATGACAATCCTGACATCCAAGACCTGGCTGCTGGCTGGCGCCGCCCTGAGCCTGAGCCCCCTGATGCTGAGCGCCGCGCCCGCGGTGGCTGCGCCGGCCAAGGTCGAATATCTCGATCGCGGCGCGGTGGCCGTTACCGCCGACAAGGGTGTGCTGGTGAGCTGGCGCGCGCTGGTCACCGACGACGCCAAGCTGGGCTTCAACGTCTATCGCGACGGCAAAAAGCTGAACGCCAGGCCGGTCACCGCCACCACCAGCTTCAAGGACGACGCCGGGACGAAAACCGCCGCCTATGAAGTGCGCGAAGTCAAGGCGGGCAAGGAGGGCCCAGCGTCGAAGGCGCCGGTCATCGACGGCTTTCTGAACATTCCGCTGAACAAGCCCGCCGACGGCACGACGCCGGACGGTCAGGCCTACAGCTACACGGCCAACGACGCCTCGGTCGGCGATCTGGATGGCGATGGCCGTTACGAGATCATCCTGAAGTGGGACCCCACCAATTCCAAGGACAACAGCCAGGGCGGCTATACCGACCCCGTTTTCCTCGATGCCTATACGCTCGAAGGCCAGCAACTCTGGCGCATCAATCTGGGCCGCAATATCCGCGCCGGCGCGCACTATACGATGTTTCAGGTCGCTGACTATGACGGCGACGGCAAGGCCGAACTGATCGTCAAGACCGCCGACGGCACCACCGACGCCCAAGGCAAGGTTATCGGCGACGCCAATGCCGACTGGGTCACGCCTTCCGGCGAGATCGAAAACAAGGACCGCACGGGCTCGCGTCAGACCGAAGACGGCAAGCTGATGGCGCGCCTGACCGGCCGTATTCTTAAAGGGCCGGAATATCTCAGCGTCTTCGAAGGCGCGACCGGCAAGGTGGTGGACACCATCGCCTATCCGTCGCCGCGCGGTCCGAACGGGGACAACCCGACCGACGAAGAGGCCACCGCCCGCTGGGGCGACGCCTACGGCAATCGGAGCGACCGCTTCCTGGCCGGTACAGCGTGGCTCGACGGCGAGCATCCGAGCGCTGTCTTCGCGCGCGGCTACTATGCCCGCACGACCATCGCCGCCGTCGACTATAAGGGCGGCAAGCTGAGCAAGCGCTGGTACTTCGACTCGAAAGAAAACGGGCTGGACGAAACCTACTCAGGTCAGGGCAACCATCAGTTCAGCGTCGCCGATGTCGATGGCGACGGCAAGCAGGAGATCATCTACGGCTCGCTGACGCTCGACGATAACGGCAAGCCGCTGTGGACCACCGGCATGGGCCACGGCGACGCCATGCATGTGTCCGACCTAGACCCGAACCGCCCCGGCCTCGAAAAGTGGGGCGTGCACGAGAATATGCGTATGTCCGGCAATGTCGGCGCGGCGCTGATCGACGCCCGCACCGGCGAGGTCATCTTCAAGGTGCCGGCGGAGAAGGACACTGGCCGCGGCGCGGCAGGCGACATCGACCCCCGGCATCCGGGCGCAGAGTTCTGGGCCTCGAACAGCGGCAATCTCTATGACGTCAAGGGCAATGTCATCTCCGACAAGCGCCCGCGCCAGATGAACTTCATGGTCTGGTGGGACGGCGATCTGCTGCGCGAACTGCTCGACGGCAACAAGGTGTCGAAGTGGGACTGGAACACCTCGGAATCGAAGGTGATCCTCGATGCACAAGGCGCGACCTCGAACAACGGCACGAAGTCGACTCCGGCCCTGTCGGCGGACCTGTTCGGCGACTGGCGCGAAGAGGTCATGCTGCGCAGCGAGGACAATCTGTCGCTGCGCATCTATTCGACGAATATTCCGACCACGTACAAGTTCACCACCCTGATGCAAGACCCGCAATACCGCGCAGCGATCGCGTGGCAGAATACGGCTTATAACCAGCCGCCCTGGCCGTCCTTCTTCATCGGCGAAGGCATGAAATCACCGCCCATGGCTAACGTGACGGTCATCAAAGCCCAATAG
- a CDS encoding DUF2794 domain-containing protein, giving the protein MSIQDQSPGFIAAPQGALKGPVFFERRELELILRLYGRKVASGDWRDYGIDSLADGVVFNIFRRTGEAPVYRVEKRPALARKQGAFAVFNQNGMVLKRGRELALVLSVLDKTKLDVIG; this is encoded by the coding sequence ATGAGCATTCAGGATCAAAGCCCAGGTTTCATTGCGGCCCCCCAGGGTGCTTTAAAGGGGCCGGTCTTCTTCGAGCGGCGTGAACTGGAACTGATCCTCAGACTGTATGGGCGCAAGGTGGCGTCGGGCGACTGGCGCGACTACGGGATCGACAGTTTGGCCGATGGGGTGGTTTTCAATATCTTTCGTCGCACGGGCGAAGCCCCGGTCTATCGCGTCGAGAAACGCCCGGCGCTGGCGCGTAAGCAGGGGGCGTTCGCGGTGTTCAATCAGAACGGCATGGTGCTCAAACGCGGGCGCGAACTGGCGCTGGTGCTGAGCGTGCTCGACAAGACCAAACTGGATGTGATCGGCTAA
- a CDS encoding TonB-dependent receptor: protein MQKSPKGSFAKYLMAGTGLVMIAVSGAAYAQDAAPVQAGAEDIETVVVVGARAAQQSSNDRKKRAKTATDSIVADDVGAFPDKNLNEAISRVAGVALQRDDFGEGSAIEIRGNSAEFARVEIDGMGVPNTSFGLGGTGSARGSDLTVLPSDLIKSVDVVKGATADMTEGSLGGGIQVKTRTALDFKKPYVSLRVGTRRNSLGEKWRPDYNFIASRKFFDNRLGVIFSVTGSDYQNNSNRQGVSANTAGYQGRIDFDNSPEKTFAFNPAAVYGVTGLATSDADVLLANSFFTPRQIVEKSAAAQTKADCATQFPLFTTSAQTANQRNQRIYEQMTCLNQWNDLEPNLVRSYDDTQNDSRLAADIRFDFRVNDKLTVYAKYAISDRKVDRQYRWRSLSGGQELGLNPGNIYNATSNPNGVWNVLNPNTANQQRVVAPGNTKYYQYGGLNTYGNLPIYGNVAGIIPSSVKVDANHFVTEYVMTDAGSNITQSYEPFEINTRYAQFGGEYKDGDLRIEFVAGKSESDYWRNNISTSRFFTYGAARFFVQPSGLWAHEILGTYDETNPANYVQLNTQAAQTAAAATVDLPAGRPAYTVAQRPLVSNSFTLNYDAWLSESSETTAKIDVTYNLKDKVPFFTRFKTGINYRNPEGSAWSRPGGVTVRSASGTYGQPGYVAPIVVPSTLIRSTFRACQPTATSIEPCNYGYVPNTALSGVLGGVTTYTPAELQALIGGTTIAPDSNFFNGYEGAEDLENWQGIDVQKLMALVPGAMNFNLNCMKTCTANDGKVYEQPYTSFDEKITAAYYMAEFEQDLPFFGMYFEGNFGLRVVEVEASATGNMTLTSNRITSAFDSNNPNLAAGFTSTVFNQNVAITRTTRDYLPSYNLALWVVPDQVVLRYYKSKTVTRPAVGNLLPGGSCTIDERRELGLPDFDEDNVCSGRVGNPGLKPYTAWDQNLSVEWYPNKDTMFSLARHELDVRIGGVVGTTATGKLFAGSSQVDPLTGEPIADLEFSYPTWGNGPGYKRTGWEFTSKTAFTFLPWYLKYTGADFNYSKLESGGNNYIVNPNTAEAMPPQRESDYFANLSLWYDDGKTNARVSYQARGAFFINIEGNSGNARNNFPFQGGTNSRPVPYQPGNPIWADETKYLDAKVTHKVAPGVEIYFEGRNLTKQGYFESAGGSRSFADGTPYINTLGYGGRTFSMGVTYRMGQ from the coding sequence ATGCAGAAATCACCCAAGGGGTCTTTCGCAAAGTACCTGATGGCCGGCACGGGCCTGGTCATGATTGCCGTTTCCGGCGCAGCTTACGCGCAAGACGCCGCGCCTGTTCAGGCGGGCGCTGAAGATATCGAAACCGTCGTCGTCGTCGGCGCGCGCGCCGCCCAGCAGTCATCGAACGACCGCAAGAAGCGCGCCAAGACGGCTACGGACTCCATCGTGGCGGATGATGTCGGCGCGTTTCCGGATAAAAACCTTAATGAAGCCATTTCCCGTGTCGCTGGTGTCGCGCTTCAACGTGATGACTTCGGTGAAGGGAGCGCCATCGAAATTCGCGGTAACAGTGCTGAGTTTGCACGAGTCGAAATAGATGGAATGGGTGTGCCCAACACCAGTTTCGGCCTTGGTGGCACGGGCTCAGCGCGTGGTTCGGATTTGACCGTGCTTCCGTCAGACCTGATCAAGAGCGTGGATGTTGTTAAGGGGGCCACCGCTGACATGACCGAAGGGTCTTTGGGCGGCGGGATTCAGGTCAAGACTCGCACCGCGCTTGATTTCAAAAAGCCTTACGTGTCGCTTCGCGTCGGCACGCGCCGCAACTCTCTCGGGGAAAAGTGGCGTCCGGACTATAATTTTATCGCTTCGCGCAAATTCTTCGACAATCGTCTGGGCGTTATCTTCAGCGTGACGGGCAGCGATTATCAGAATAATTCCAACCGTCAGGGCGTGTCGGCGAATACCGCCGGCTATCAAGGACGTATTGATTTTGACAATTCGCCGGAGAAAACCTTCGCCTTTAATCCTGCGGCCGTTTACGGCGTAACGGGACTGGCGACTTCCGACGCCGATGTCCTGCTCGCTAACTCCTTCTTCACGCCACGTCAGATCGTCGAAAAATCCGCAGCGGCTCAGACGAAGGCCGATTGCGCCACACAGTTCCCGCTGTTCACGACTTCCGCTCAGACGGCAAACCAGCGCAACCAGCGCATCTATGAGCAGATGACCTGTCTGAATCAGTGGAATGACCTTGAGCCCAACTTGGTTCGTAGCTACGACGACACTCAAAATGACTCCCGGCTGGCTGCTGACATTCGCTTTGACTTTCGGGTCAATGATAAACTCACGGTCTACGCCAAATATGCCATTTCTGACCGTAAGGTTGATCGCCAATATCGCTGGCGCAGTCTGTCAGGTGGTCAGGAACTGGGGCTGAATCCGGGGAATATTTACAACGCAACCAGCAACCCTAACGGCGTCTGGAATGTTTTGAACCCGAACACCGCTAATCAGCAACGTGTCGTGGCACCGGGTAATACAAAATATTATCAGTATGGTGGTCTAAATACCTATGGCAATCTGCCCATTTACGGCAATGTGGCAGGCATTATTCCGTCCAGCGTAAAAGTGGATGCTAACCATTTTGTCACGGAATATGTGATGACGGATGCAGGCTCCAACATCACGCAATCTTACGAGCCATTCGAGATCAACACGCGCTATGCACAGTTTGGTGGTGAGTATAAGGACGGTGACCTGCGTATCGAATTTGTAGCTGGCAAATCTGAGTCGGATTACTGGCGCAACAATATTTCTACCAGCCGCTTCTTCACCTATGGTGCGGCGCGTTTCTTCGTTCAGCCTAGTGGTCTGTGGGCGCACGAAATTTTGGGCACCTATGATGAAACCAACCCTGCCAACTATGTGCAGTTGAACACTCAAGCCGCTCAGACGGCCGCGGCAGCGACGGTAGATCTTCCGGCAGGACGACCTGCTTATACCGTCGCCCAGCGCCCGCTGGTTTCAAACAGCTTTACGCTCAATTATGACGCTTGGCTGAGCGAGTCGTCGGAGACAACGGCGAAAATTGACGTAACGTACAACCTGAAGGACAAGGTTCCGTTCTTCACCCGTTTCAAGACGGGGATCAATTATCGCAACCCTGAAGGTTCGGCATGGTCCCGTCCTGGCGGTGTGACGGTTCGCTCTGCGTCAGGTACCTATGGGCAGCCTGGCTATGTTGCTCCTATTGTCGTTCCCAGTACGCTCATCCGCAGCACGTTCCGCGCTTGTCAGCCGACGGCGACCTCAATTGAGCCTTGTAACTATGGATATGTGCCTAACACCGCCCTCTCAGGTGTGCTTGGAGGGGTAACCACCTACACCCCGGCAGAACTTCAGGCGTTGATCGGCGGTACGACCATCGCTCCCGACTCCAATTTCTTCAACGGATATGAAGGCGCTGAAGATCTGGAGAACTGGCAGGGGATCGACGTTCAAAAGCTTATGGCACTTGTGCCGGGTGCGATGAATTTTAACCTCAACTGCATGAAGACCTGCACTGCCAATGACGGTAAGGTCTATGAGCAGCCCTATACCTCCTTTGATGAAAAAATTACGGCTGCGTACTACATGGCCGAATTTGAGCAGGATTTGCCATTTTTTGGCATGTACTTTGAAGGTAACTTTGGTCTGCGTGTTGTAGAGGTGGAAGCCTCTGCCACTGGCAATATGACCTTGACGTCGAACCGTATCACTTCGGCATTCGATTCGAACAACCCGAATTTGGCTGCGGGGTTTACCTCTACTGTCTTTAACCAGAATGTCGCCATTACGCGCACAACCCGCGATTATCTGCCGAGTTATAACCTCGCGCTGTGGGTTGTGCCTGATCAGGTGGTCTTGCGTTACTACAAATCGAAGACTGTAACCCGTCCTGCTGTTGGCAATCTTCTTCCGGGTGGTAGCTGCACGATCGACGAGCGTCGGGAACTTGGGCTTCCGGATTTCGACGAAGACAATGTTTGCTCTGGTCGCGTGGGTAATCCAGGATTGAAACCTTACACTGCCTGGGATCAAAACCTTAGCGTGGAATGGTACCCGAACAAGGACACGATGTTCTCATTGGCCCGTCACGAGCTTGATGTCCGCATCGGAGGTGTGGTTGGTACGACGGCCACGGGCAAACTGTTCGCGGGGTCAAGCCAGGTCGATCCGCTTACCGGTGAGCCCATCGCTGATCTCGAATTCTCCTATCCAACTTGGGGCAATGGACCGGGCTATAAGCGCACGGGTTGGGAATTTACGTCAAAGACGGCGTTTACCTTCCTCCCTTGGTATCTGAAGTACACGGGCGCTGACTTCAACTATTCGAAGCTGGAGTCGGGCGGTAACAATTACATTGTAAATCCGAATACGGCCGAAGCCATGCCGCCGCAGCGGGAGTCCGATTACTTTGCGAATCTTTCTCTGTGGTATGATGACGGCAAGACCAATGCTCGCGTCTCTTACCAAGCCCGTGGCGCCTTCTTCATCAATATCGAAGGTAACTCCGGCAACGCCCGTAATAACTTCCCGTTCCAAGGGGGAACCAACTCCAGGCCTGTGCCCTATCAACCGGGCAATCCTATCTGGGCAGACGAAACAAAGTATCTGGATGCCAAGGTCACTCACAAAGTGGCGCCTGGAGTCGAAATTTACTTTGAAGGTCGCAACCTGACGAAGCAAGGTTACTTCGAATCGGCGGGCGGTTCCCGGTCGTTTGCGGATGGTACGCCTTACATCAACACCCTTGGTTATGGCGGCCGCACCTTCTCGATGGGCGTCACCTATCGTATGGGGCAGTAA
- a CDS encoding CoA ester lyase, giving the protein MIHLPLRSVLFVPAANEKAMAKVATLEADALILDLEDSAGEAEKTEALRRVTGALEAGGFVAPLVLVRVDPARKAAALVALTRYVGHGLNGYVIPKVGAAVHLTGYEAPVWAMIETAKGVLNLKEICTAPGLQGLIAGPNDLRADLRVSPTPERTELQLSLSNIVLHARAFGLSVIDGVYNTFRDDEGLRRECENGRALGFDGKTLIHPAQIAVTNAVFAPTEGQLDWARAVVAVFAQPENLDKGVVSVNGEMVERMHLATARRWLASPLP; this is encoded by the coding sequence ATGATCCACTTACCGCTCCGCTCCGTCCTGTTCGTTCCCGCCGCCAATGAAAAGGCGATGGCCAAGGTGGCGACGCTTGAGGCCGACGCCCTGATCCTCGATCTGGAGGACTCGGCCGGCGAGGCGGAAAAAACCGAGGCGCTTCGACGTGTCACGGGTGCGCTCGAAGCCGGGGGTTTCGTCGCGCCGCTGGTTCTGGTGCGCGTCGATCCGGCGCGCAAGGCCGCGGCGCTGGTGGCTTTGACGCGTTATGTCGGGCACGGGCTGAACGGCTATGTCATCCCCAAGGTCGGGGCCGCCGTGCATCTGACCGGATACGAAGCGCCGGTGTGGGCGATGATCGAAACGGCGAAGGGCGTGCTGAATCTGAAAGAGATATGTACTGCGCCGGGCCTGCAGGGGCTGATCGCCGGGCCGAACGATCTGCGGGCCGATCTGCGCGTATCGCCGACGCCGGAACGGACGGAGTTGCAACTGTCGCTGTCGAACATCGTGCTGCACGCCCGCGCCTTCGGGCTGAGCGTTATCGACGGGGTCTACAACACTTTCCGGGACGACGAGGGGCTGCGGCGCGAATGCGAAAACGGCCGCGCGCTGGGCTTCGACGGCAAGACCCTGATCCATCCGGCGCAGATCGCCGTGACCAATGCCGTGTTCGCGCCGACCGAAGGACAGCTCGATTGGGCGCGCGCTGTGGTCGCCGTCTTCGCGCAGCCGGAGAACCTCGACAAGGGCGTGGTGTCGGTCAATGGCGAGATGGTCGAGCGCATGCACCTGGCCACGGCAAGACGGTGGTTAGCTTCCCCTCTCCCCTGA